A stretch of the Arachis stenosperma cultivar V10309 chromosome 6, arast.V10309.gnm1.PFL2, whole genome shotgun sequence genome encodes the following:
- the LOC130934116 gene encoding uncharacterized protein LOC130934116, translating into MLLYAKFLKELMTKKRSWRNNETVVLTEECSAIIQHKLPQKLKDPGSFQIPCIIGEITVEKALCDLGASINLMSSAMMKIMKIEEAKPTRMALQLVDRSFKFPQGIVEDLLVKVGDFIFPADFVVLDMEEEAKASIILGRPFLATAGAIIDIQKGELTLRLHDEKMIFNVFKAMSYPQDSLRECMRLDSMEAILQKTLEEEEIEELIEEDESTLSEEVGTDEVHDQGTLEGKNEEKEAPKLELKELPPTLKYAYLGENRSFPVIINSALSQEQEEELLQVLQKDKDAIEWTLADLKGISLAICMHKILLEDDSKPSI; encoded by the coding sequence ATGCTGCTTTATGCTAAGTTCTTGAAGGAGTTGATGACTAAAAAGAGAAGTTGGAGAAACAACGAGACGGTGGTGTTAACCGAAgaatgtagtgccatcattcagcACAAGTTACCCCAAAAATTAAAGGATCCAGGGAGCTTCCAAATCCCTTGTATCATAGGGGAGATCACAGTGGAGAAGGCCTTGTGCGATCTAGGAGCCAGCATAAATCTGATGTCTTCAGCAATGATGAAAATaatgaagattgaggaagccaaaccGACAAGGATGGCCCTACAATTGGTAGACCGATCATTCAAATTTCCCCAGGGAATAGTGGAGGATTTGTTGGTAAAGGTGGGAGACTTTATTTTTCCAGCAGACTTTGTAGTGCTAGACATGGAGGAGGAAGCTAAGGCATCCATCATTTTGggaaggccattcttagccactgCCGGAGCCATTATTGACATCCAGAAGGGTGAACTTACTCTTAGATTGCATGATGAGAAGATGATATTCAATGTGTTCAAGGCCATGAGTTACCCACAAGACTCATTAAGAGAGTGTATGAGGTTGGATTCAATGGAAGCTATATTACAAAAAACTCTGGAGGAGGAAGAAATTGAGGAGctaatagaagaagatgaatcaaCATTGAGCGAAGAGGTAGGAACAGATGAGGTTCATGACCAAGGGACACTAGAAGGAAAGAATGAAGAGAAAGAAGCACCCAAACTTGAACTGAAGGAATTGCCACCGACCCTCAAATATGCATACCTGGGAGAAAATAGAAGCTTTCCAGTAATCATAAACTCAGCTCTCAGCcaagaacaagaggaggaattACTCCAAGTGTTACAAAAGGATAAGGATGCCATTGAGTGGACTCTGGCTGACTTGAAGGGGATTAGTTTagccatatgcatgcacaagatactgcTGGAAGATGATTCTAAACCTTCCATTTAA